The following proteins are co-located in the Verrucomicrobiia bacterium genome:
- a CDS encoding UvrD-helicase domain-containing protein, with amino-acid sequence MKPVDLKEREAAATDLDTTFFVEAAAGTGKTTALVARIVSAVESGRASLSEIVAITFTEKAAGELKVRLREKLEEALKGNKRREALSDLERAHITTIHSFCAWVLRERPIEAVVDPLFAVADELQRRLLFEEAWDEWLEAELGKNPSALRQALMFGVELDTLPELATLLVEHRDRLAAVKWPTPEPLDVDAIVAELKSAAPTVERCLKHFTARSENAYLRTRTLLDSLPSLSRAPSERRIAVLRSLELTPPKAMAHLDDKDAFRELRDTIKQLGSLLESFVAAADHNFLVELVAWLRGFVDHFQKAKHDRALLDFDDLLVKTRDLLRANAAVRRELQQRFKFVLIDEFQDTDPVQTEVVLLLGEGAPGKLFVVGDPKQSIYGFRRADIEMYAGTRREIERKGRVLTFRQNFRSVSTILDWVNDVFTKILVKSTDGDYQPEYIGLASWPKLQTTDAAVTLLRPKQLLKASAEELRKVEAATVARYLRQQVDSGSCEWGDVALLFRSFTGVETYGEVLQEQGVPFRVIGGKGYYQRQEIQTLSSLLSCLDNPADKLNLVATLRSPLFGWADELVFLTSATQGMDYLAETATDATEQVKQTFALLRELHGCRHDSSVAGYVERVFARTRICEAFFACQPDGAQCVANLLKALELARQLETAGVRSVRAFVRRLRDTVVGGVEEEPSPASEESENVVRILTMHKAKGLEFPMVVLPDLAGRSSDSGAKLLFRRDGGCELRFASRRTTGFDDADADRKKREEAEEIRLLYVATTRAKKRLVIPWFAEKGGRIDLLARGFVPAASALVEAPNLESLTAKQAVARKSDLKRGSSAQLIDRRRMWEASRAKLLARAVQSTVRKSPSKLTGESEPSQEEPIDTERARAMDFGVAVHGALETVDLQATVAEQRKQIEQFLAQAGLSDEDKRRAVEIASSAIGSDLLARARNAEQLYRELPFTQVLDGGLMEGKIDLLFCEKGQWILVDYKTDARVEVDKYTEQLRAYEAALRQVAGIDLAQKLLFFLVNGTVQQVN; translated from the coding sequence ATGAAACCCGTTGATCTCAAGGAACGCGAAGCCGCGGCCACCGATCTAGACACGACGTTCTTCGTCGAGGCGGCCGCCGGCACGGGCAAGACCACGGCGCTGGTCGCGCGTATCGTCTCCGCCGTAGAGAGCGGGCGCGCCAGCCTCAGCGAGATCGTGGCGATCACCTTCACCGAGAAGGCAGCCGGTGAATTGAAAGTGCGGTTACGCGAGAAGTTGGAGGAAGCGCTCAAGGGGAACAAACGGAGAGAAGCTCTCTCGGACCTGGAGCGCGCACACATCACAACGATCCATTCCTTCTGCGCCTGGGTCTTACGGGAGCGACCGATTGAGGCCGTCGTCGATCCCTTGTTTGCCGTCGCGGACGAGCTGCAGCGGCGACTGTTATTTGAAGAAGCATGGGACGAGTGGCTCGAAGCCGAATTGGGGAAAAATCCATCCGCTCTTCGCCAAGCACTGATGTTCGGGGTGGAGCTGGACACGCTTCCGGAACTGGCGACGCTGTTGGTAGAGCATCGTGACCGCCTCGCCGCGGTGAAGTGGCCGACACCGGAGCCGTTGGATGTTGACGCTATTGTGGCCGAATTGAAATCCGCCGCGCCGACGGTGGAGCGCTGCCTGAAACATTTCACAGCGCGGAGCGAGAATGCCTACCTGCGAACACGAACGTTGTTGGATAGCCTGCCGTCGCTGTCGCGCGCCCCTTCGGAACGCAGGATTGCCGTCCTTCGGTCACTGGAACTGACCCCTCCAAAGGCCATGGCGCATTTGGACGACAAGGATGCATTTCGTGAGTTGCGGGACACAATCAAGCAGCTTGGTTCACTGCTGGAAAGTTTTGTAGCTGCGGCGGACCACAATTTCCTTGTGGAGCTTGTCGCCTGGCTGCGCGGATTTGTCGATCACTTCCAGAAAGCCAAGCACGACCGCGCGCTGCTGGATTTCGACGACCTGTTGGTGAAAACGCGGGATTTGCTCCGCGCGAACGCTGCGGTAAGGCGCGAGCTGCAACAGCGGTTCAAATTCGTGCTCATCGACGAGTTTCAGGACACCGATCCGGTGCAAACCGAAGTCGTGCTGCTGCTCGGTGAAGGCGCACCCGGCAAGCTGTTCGTGGTCGGCGACCCGAAGCAGAGCATTTACGGATTCCGACGTGCAGACATCGAAATGTATGCCGGCACGCGCCGCGAGATCGAGCGTAAAGGAAGGGTCCTGACCTTCCGCCAGAATTTCCGAAGCGTGTCCACGATCCTCGATTGGGTGAACGACGTCTTCACGAAAATCCTCGTCAAATCCACGGACGGCGACTATCAGCCGGAGTACATCGGGCTGGCGTCCTGGCCGAAGTTGCAAACGACCGACGCCGCCGTCACGCTGCTTCGTCCGAAGCAGTTGCTCAAGGCTAGCGCGGAGGAACTCCGCAAGGTAGAAGCGGCAACCGTCGCGCGGTACCTTCGCCAACAGGTGGACAGCGGCTCGTGCGAATGGGGCGACGTGGCGCTACTATTCCGCAGCTTCACAGGTGTCGAGACGTATGGCGAGGTGCTGCAAGAGCAGGGCGTGCCATTTCGCGTTATTGGCGGGAAGGGCTACTACCAGCGACAGGAAATCCAGACGCTATCATCGCTCTTGTCGTGCCTCGATAATCCCGCGGACAAACTCAATCTCGTCGCCACTCTTCGCTCCCCTTTATTCGGCTGGGCGGATGAACTGGTGTTCCTCACTTCCGCGACGCAGGGGATGGATTATCTGGCCGAGACGGCGACGGACGCAACCGAGCAGGTGAAACAAACCTTTGCCCTCCTGCGCGAGTTGCATGGATGCCGACATGATTCTTCCGTCGCGGGTTACGTCGAGCGCGTCTTTGCGCGCACCCGGATTTGCGAGGCATTTTTCGCGTGTCAGCCGGACGGGGCCCAATGTGTGGCGAATCTACTAAAAGCGCTTGAATTGGCGCGACAACTTGAAACCGCTGGTGTTCGTTCGGTGCGCGCGTTTGTGCGGCGGCTGCGGGACACGGTTGTGGGTGGGGTTGAGGAAGAACCTTCCCCCGCGAGTGAAGAGAGCGAAAACGTGGTGCGCATCCTGACGATGCACAAGGCCAAAGGCCTGGAATTCCCCATGGTGGTGTTGCCGGATCTGGCGGGCCGCTCCTCGGATTCGGGCGCAAAGCTGTTGTTCCGCCGCGACGGCGGTTGCGAACTCCGGTTCGCCAGCCGTCGAACGACGGGATTCGATGATGCCGACGCGGACCGCAAGAAGCGCGAGGAGGCCGAAGAGATTCGGCTGCTGTATGTCGCCACCACGCGCGCGAAGAAACGGCTGGTGATTCCCTGGTTCGCTGAGAAAGGCGGGCGGATAGATCTGCTGGCGCGCGGATTTGTGCCCGCCGCAAGCGCATTGGTGGAAGCGCCCAACTTGGAATCGCTGACGGCAAAGCAAGCCGTAGCGAGAAAATCGGACCTCAAACGTGGTTCGTCGGCGCAATTGATTGATAGACGGCGCATGTGGGAGGCGTCTCGGGCGAAGTTGTTGGCCCGCGCCGTGCAGTCGACGGTGCGCAAGAGCCCGTCAAAACTGACCGGCGAGTCGGAGCCGTCCCAAGAGGAGCCGATCGACACAGAAAGGGCGCGGGCGATGGATTTTGGCGTTGCCGTGCACGGCGCGCTGGAGACCGTGGATTTGCAGGCGACCGTGGCGGAACAACGGAAACAAATCGAGCAGTTCCTTGCGCAGGCGGGTCTGAGTGATGAAGATAAGCGCCGCGCGGTCGAAATAGCCAGCAGTGCCATTGGTTCCGATTTGCTGGCTCGAGCCCGCAACGCGGAGCAGCTTTATCGCGAACTGCCGTTCACCCAGGTTCTGGACGGGGGATTAATGGAGGGCAAGATTGATTTGCTGTTTTGCGAGAAAGGTCAGTGGATATTGGTCGATTACAAGACAGACGCTCGCGTGGAAGTGGACAAGTACACAGAACAATTGCGCGCCTACGAGGCCGCGCTCCGGCAAGTGGCCGGCATCGATCTCGCCCAGAAATTGCTCTTCTTTCTGGTGAACGGGACGGTGCAACAGGTGAACTGA
- a CDS encoding ATP-binding protein: MGTVDVQHTEELTVGLESDDALAPATPPDSIAPLFTNPADWFVPPFPEKLEDLDVNPGFLADLALKTVPLDVDCTTFSIATRMRLGMMITEALLQRLCQEKFIEAKGVVGLHNHRYAMLDHGWEALRRLTNFCSYAGPAPVSLKAYTEMITQQVRNRPPSSRQSLDQAMSTLILSDYAKEILGLVIGSGRSLFLTGPSGNGKTATARALVDAIPGEVWIPYAIEVDGQVIRIFDTHNHVPVKHPNDGYDRRWIRISPPLVVAGGELTLQSLDLSFTETQRFYEAPLHIKSNGGVLVVDDLGRQRCSATELLNRWIVPLEYRIDYLTLSTGKKIQVPFEQIVVFATNLTESDLEDEAFMRRMGYRLHAEAPSPETFTEIFLRYARARGLAPDVSMVAHLLQKYQEEGRIAKSCDPRDLIDRVIDRCRLHKTPPKLTLEGLDVVWNGYFGKRTTDPKQPTKARA; this comes from the coding sequence ATGGGCACAGTTGATGTTCAGCATACTGAGGAATTGACGGTCGGATTGGAGTCGGACGACGCGCTCGCACCCGCAACCCCTCCCGATTCCATCGCCCCGCTTTTCACCAATCCCGCCGACTGGTTTGTTCCCCCCTTTCCGGAAAAACTCGAGGACCTGGATGTCAATCCTGGCTTCCTCGCGGATCTGGCGTTGAAGACAGTCCCCCTCGACGTCGATTGCACCACGTTCAGCATCGCCACCCGCATGCGTCTGGGCATGATGATCACTGAGGCCCTCCTCCAGCGACTGTGCCAGGAGAAATTCATCGAGGCCAAAGGCGTTGTCGGCTTGCACAATCATCGCTATGCGATGCTCGACCACGGCTGGGAAGCGCTGCGCCGTCTCACCAATTTCTGCAGTTACGCCGGGCCCGCTCCCGTCTCGCTGAAAGCCTACACCGAGATGATCACCCAGCAGGTCCGCAACCGTCCGCCCTCCTCGCGCCAGTCGCTCGACCAGGCCATGTCCACTCTCATCCTCTCGGACTACGCCAAGGAGATCCTCGGATTGGTCATTGGCTCGGGCCGCAGCTTGTTTTTGACGGGGCCCTCGGGTAACGGCAAGACCGCCACTGCCCGCGCGCTTGTCGACGCGATTCCGGGTGAAGTGTGGATCCCTTACGCCATTGAAGTCGATGGACAGGTCATCCGCATTTTCGACACCCATAACCACGTGCCGGTCAAGCACCCCAATGACGGCTACGACCGACGCTGGATACGGATCAGTCCGCCCCTCGTGGTGGCCGGCGGCGAGCTGACGTTGCAAAGCCTTGATCTCTCCTTCACCGAAACGCAACGCTTTTACGAAGCGCCCCTGCACATCAAATCCAACGGTGGCGTGCTCGTGGTCGATGACCTCGGCCGTCAACGCTGTTCGGCGACCGAACTGCTGAATCGCTGGATTGTCCCGCTGGAATATCGCATCGATTATCTCACGCTCAGCACCGGCAAGAAAATCCAGGTGCCCTTCGAGCAGATTGTCGTCTTCGCCACCAACCTTACCGAATCCGACCTGGAAGATGAGGCGTTCATGCGCCGCATGGGCTACCGCCTCCACGCCGAGGCTCCCAGCCCCGAGACGTTCACGGAAATCTTCTTGCGCTACGCCCGCGCGCGCGGTCTGGCCCCGGATGTGAGCATGGTCGCGCACCTGCTCCAGAAGTATCAAGAGGAAGGCCGCATCGCGAAATCGTGCGACCCGCGCGACCTGATTGATCGTGTGATCGATCGCTGTCGTCTTCACAAGACGCCCCCCAAGTTGACCCTCGAAGGCCTCGATGTTGTTTGGAACGGGTACTTCGGCAAGCGCACCACCGACCCCAAACAGCCCACCAAAGCCCGGGCTTGA
- a CDS encoding PD-(D/E)XK nuclease family protein, whose protein sequence is MRTTSNFSPPTPRKIHLGPFQPTLETALAAEIVAFRKANGPLAPLTIVVPTRLLGLHLRRKLAKDLTNGHANLRFSTLTDLLPPARLAPRLGLELLCGQITKTVIPADGYFAPVRETRGFRGALLETFKDLEQAGLAPDTFRKAAGRSKKLSELAAAYAAYRQWLTEHDFVTEPDLYLNSELSGQKSTVLLYGFYDLTTVQRQFVSKLAPTTIFFPWTGPNAYAEPLLDWFKSQGYKSVAPPPADNHPPTTILSCPGETSEVQEALREALAFVGKEGRTFNDVAILCRSRDQYDAVLRDTLANLGIKTYFRGGRPLAEQSDARLLLLLLETIRSDFSRATVMELAGHLTPSSHWDALSVQLGIVGGQEQWLTRLEGVASDPTHERRQRTAQQSLAFMKQLISLLGGLPDEAGWNEYGTKLVRAFRALGGKNEAVVACVEELAELEVFQPRVPFDTFAEYCQKSLESAMDQPEKFQGGGIFAGDVMSARGLSWPLVIVPGLVEKRFPRVIREDPLLLDDERARVSTELPRKLGGYDEERLLFSLAVAAAREELVLSWPRLEPATSRPRLASFLLLEHAGATSFPDLEKQARIIPLSPIRAVDEPLTEREFDLAALESLGDRSPYLRQVSPLLADGVTNVHTRWRERQLTAYDGLLTTPEALKLLRSRFDLEKLIISTTSLEDFFGCPFYYFQKHVLGIESWEEPEAALSINALDLGSLYHSILEDYYKSRARDVVAVAEKHFREFERRGVTGYPTVWEIKKQVVVEELSAFVERDRATAAGWQPAKFEEEFNGIAVAPPIRLRGKIDRIDLHDDGSRARVLDYKTGKQPRGVRDDSLAGGEALQLPLYILAAQQLLPKATVESASYLYFTLRGGYRTVIFSRSALDEQRAALTHLLDTAATMIRSGVFAQHATVEGCRRCDFRPICGNGILKLYGLKQGDAHMEEFRAIKEKVE, encoded by the coding sequence GTGCGTACGACTAGCAACTTTTCGCCTCCAACGCCACGCAAAATCCATCTCGGCCCATTTCAGCCGACGCTCGAAACAGCTCTCGCTGCCGAAATCGTGGCATTTCGGAAGGCCAACGGCCCGCTCGCGCCGCTTACCATTGTCGTTCCCACCCGCTTGCTCGGTCTGCATTTGCGGCGAAAACTTGCGAAAGACCTGACCAATGGCCACGCCAATTTGCGGTTCAGCACGCTTACGGACCTGCTGCCACCCGCCCGTCTCGCCCCGCGGTTGGGGCTCGAACTTCTTTGCGGCCAGATCACAAAAACGGTGATCCCGGCGGATGGTTATTTCGCGCCTGTCCGTGAAACACGCGGTTTTCGCGGTGCACTGCTGGAGACTTTCAAGGACCTCGAACAAGCGGGTCTTGCGCCTGACACGTTCCGAAAGGCCGCGGGCCGGTCAAAGAAGCTTTCCGAATTGGCCGCCGCCTATGCCGCGTATCGCCAGTGGCTCACGGAACACGATTTTGTCACAGAACCTGATCTATATTTGAATTCTGAACTCTCCGGCCAAAAGTCCACGGTCCTGCTCTACGGCTTCTATGATCTCACCACCGTGCAACGCCAATTTGTGAGCAAGCTGGCTCCCACCACGATCTTCTTTCCGTGGACGGGTCCCAACGCCTACGCCGAGCCGCTTCTGGATTGGTTCAAGTCACAGGGCTACAAATCCGTCGCACCTCCTCCTGCGGACAATCATCCGCCCACCACGATTCTTTCCTGTCCGGGTGAAACCAGCGAAGTCCAGGAAGCGTTGCGCGAGGCCTTGGCATTTGTGGGCAAGGAAGGCCGCACGTTCAACGACGTGGCGATCCTTTGCCGTAGCCGCGATCAGTACGATGCGGTACTGCGCGACACGCTCGCCAATCTCGGGATCAAAACCTATTTCCGTGGCGGCCGTCCGCTCGCGGAACAAAGCGACGCGCGACTCCTCTTGTTGTTGCTGGAAACGATTCGCTCCGATTTCAGTCGCGCAACGGTGATGGAACTGGCCGGCCACCTGACCCCGAGTTCGCATTGGGACGCGCTCTCGGTGCAACTGGGCATTGTCGGCGGACAAGAACAATGGCTCACACGCTTGGAAGGCGTCGCCTCGGACCCGACCCATGAACGGCGTCAGCGCACCGCCCAGCAGTCGCTCGCATTTATGAAACAGCTCATCTCGTTACTCGGCGGCTTGCCCGACGAAGCGGGGTGGAATGAGTACGGCACGAAGCTCGTCCGGGCTTTTCGTGCGTTGGGCGGAAAAAACGAGGCCGTAGTCGCTTGCGTTGAGGAGCTGGCCGAGTTGGAAGTGTTCCAACCGCGTGTGCCATTCGATACGTTTGCCGAGTACTGCCAGAAGTCGCTCGAATCGGCCATGGACCAACCCGAAAAATTCCAGGGCGGCGGCATCTTCGCCGGCGACGTGATGAGCGCGCGCGGTTTGTCGTGGCCGCTGGTGATCGTGCCGGGCCTCGTCGAGAAACGGTTTCCGCGCGTCATCCGCGAAGACCCATTGCTGCTCGATGATGAGCGTGCACGCGTCAGCACCGAGTTGCCGCGCAAATTGGGCGGCTACGATGAAGAGCGATTGTTGTTCTCGCTCGCCGTCGCGGCGGCCCGCGAAGAACTCGTACTGAGCTGGCCGCGTCTGGAGCCCGCCACGTCGCGTCCCCGCCTTGCTTCATTCCTGCTGTTGGAACATGCCGGGGCAACCAGTTTCCCGGACCTGGAGAAACAGGCGCGCATTATTCCACTCTCGCCGATCCGTGCCGTTGACGAACCGCTGACCGAACGTGAGTTCGACCTCGCGGCGCTGGAATCGCTCGGGGACAGGTCCCCCTATCTGCGGCAGGTATCGCCGCTACTGGCCGACGGTGTAACCAATGTCCACACCCGCTGGCGCGAGCGCCAACTGACAGCATACGATGGATTGCTCACTACTCCCGAGGCGTTGAAACTCCTGCGGAGTCGGTTTGATCTGGAAAAACTCATCATCAGCACCACGTCGCTGGAGGATTTCTTTGGCTGTCCATTTTATTATTTCCAGAAACACGTGCTGGGAATCGAGTCTTGGGAGGAACCCGAGGCCGCGCTTTCCATCAACGCCCTCGATCTCGGCTCGCTCTATCATTCGATCTTGGAGGATTATTACAAGTCGCGCGCGCGCGACGTTGTCGCGGTCGCCGAAAAGCATTTCCGCGAGTTCGAGCGGCGCGGTGTAACGGGCTACCCGACCGTCTGGGAAATCAAAAAACAGGTGGTCGTGGAGGAGCTGAGCGCCTTCGTCGAGCGCGATCGTGCGACCGCCGCCGGCTGGCAGCCGGCAAAATTCGAAGAGGAGTTTAATGGCATCGCCGTCGCGCCCCCCATCCGCCTGCGCGGCAAGATCGACCGCATTGATCTCCATGACGACGGCTCACGGGCGCGGGTTCTCGATTACAAAACTGGCAAGCAACCCCGGGGAGTGCGTGACGACTCACTCGCAGGCGGCGAAGCGCTGCAGTTGCCGTTGTACATCCTCGCGGCGCAGCAGTTATTGCCGAAGGCCACGGTCGAATCGGCCAGTTACCTTTACTTCACCTTGCGCGGCGGTTATCGCACCGTCATCTTCTCGCGCTCCGCGCTGGATGAGCAACGTGCGGCTCTCACCCACTTGCTGGATACGGCGGCCACGATGATTCGCAGTGGTGTCTTCGCACAGCACGCCACCGTGGAAGGCTGTCGCCGCTGCGATTTCCGCCCCATCTGCGGCAACGGCATCTTGAAGCTGTACGGCCTGAAGCAGGGCGACGCGCACATGGAAGAGTTTCGTGCGATCAAGGAAAAAGTCGAATGA
- a CDS encoding LptF/LptG family permease, translating to MKILSKYITRQAVITLFFTMGVFTFVLLLARILKQLSDMLVNQKVGLDIVGYFVLLVTPNILSFSLPMAMLATALLVFGRMSADNEITAMRSCGVSLGQVMAPVILLAAVMSVLCLYINANVAPWCKFQFKTMFVRLGSERPMALIQEGTYIKDFPGYVIYAGRKKENLIEDVMLYTLDDSNNVISSLRAEKGVVTAKPEEHKLLLDLYNVRGDLRDQKDPTNVHKIHPDTTAARYPIEMDLSRALRQARASRQLSDLVFSELLGEIRDLRRRGIYPAAALVEAHQRVAGAVACLAFTLIGIPLGIKTSRRETSVGIALSLGLALCFYFVTVLANTLKSRPYLYPEAILWSPNLFFELLGLWLLWRVARA from the coding sequence ATGAAGATTCTGTCAAAGTATATCACACGGCAGGCGGTCATCACGCTGTTTTTCACGATGGGCGTCTTCACTTTCGTGTTGTTGCTGGCGCGCATATTGAAGCAGCTCAGCGACATGCTGGTGAACCAGAAGGTGGGGCTGGACATCGTCGGGTACTTCGTGCTGCTGGTGACGCCGAATATTCTCAGCTTTTCGTTGCCGATGGCAATGCTGGCGACGGCGCTGCTGGTGTTCGGTCGCATGAGCGCCGACAACGAGATCACCGCCATGCGCTCGTGCGGGGTCAGCCTCGGGCAGGTAATGGCGCCAGTGATCCTGCTCGCGGCGGTGATGAGCGTGTTGTGCCTGTACATCAATGCGAACGTGGCGCCGTGGTGCAAATTCCAGTTCAAGACGATGTTCGTCCGGCTCGGCTCGGAGCGGCCGATGGCGTTGATCCAGGAAGGAACGTACATCAAGGATTTTCCGGGCTACGTGATCTACGCCGGCCGAAAAAAGGAGAACCTGATCGAGGATGTGATGCTCTACACACTCGACGACAGCAACAACGTCATCTCCAGCCTGCGGGCGGAAAAAGGCGTCGTTACGGCGAAACCGGAGGAGCACAAACTGTTGCTCGACCTGTACAACGTGCGCGGCGACCTGCGTGACCAGAAAGACCCGACCAACGTCCATAAGATCCACCCCGACACCACGGCCGCGCGCTATCCCATCGAGATGGACCTGAGCCGGGCGCTGCGACAGGCGCGCGCCAGCCGGCAATTGAGCGACCTGGTCTTTTCCGAACTGCTGGGAGAAATCCGTGATCTGCGCCGACGGGGGATTTATCCTGCCGCCGCCCTGGTGGAAGCCCATCAACGCGTGGCGGGAGCGGTCGCGTGCCTGGCGTTCACCCTGATCGGCATCCCGCTCGGCATCAAGACGAGTCGGCGCGAAACATCCGTTGGCATAGCCCTGAGCCTGGGGTTGGCGCTTTGTTTCTACTTTGTGACGGTCCTCGCGAACACGCTCAAGAGCCGTCCCTACCTCTACCCCGAGGCGATCCTTTGGTCGCCAAACCTCTTTTTCGAACTTCTCGGATTGTGGCTGCTCTGGCGTGTCGCGCGGGCTTAG
- a CDS encoding LysM peptidoglycan-binding domain-containing protein, translated as MKHRKLLKFAMILVTCVVTALPARAQEQTVAQQLSILDERLSKLRADVDALQFNQQQIQQDIKLVQGQMDEVRRTGPGASANDLAALEARVKALDAARETDKKVIIDQLAKELAAMSGSHGSKAATTPATTGNEHIVAAGETLTSIAKSSGVTIADLRKANNLTSDSLKVGQKLVIPK; from the coding sequence ATGAAACACAGGAAACTTCTCAAATTTGCCATGATTTTGGTCACTTGCGTGGTAACCGCCCTGCCAGCGCGTGCCCAGGAACAAACCGTCGCCCAGCAGTTATCCATCCTCGATGAACGCCTTAGCAAGCTGCGGGCGGATGTCGATGCGCTGCAGTTCAACCAGCAGCAAATCCAGCAGGACATCAAACTGGTCCAGGGTCAAATGGACGAGGTCCGTCGCACGGGTCCCGGCGCCTCGGCGAATGATCTGGCGGCGCTCGAGGCGCGCGTAAAGGCTTTGGATGCCGCGCGCGAGACGGATAAAAAGGTCATCATCGATCAGCTCGCGAAGGAACTGGCGGCGATGAGCGGGTCGCACGGTAGCAAGGCGGCGACCACCCCGGCAACGACCGGCAACGAGCACATCGTGGCCGCAGGCGAAACGTTGACGTCGATTGCGAAAAGCAGCGGGGTCACTATCGCTGATTTGAGAAAAGCCAATAACCTGACGAGTGATTCCCTGAAAGTCGGCCAGAAGCTTGTTATTCCGAAATGA
- a CDS encoding PHP domain-containing protein encodes MHTGEDPKDGLRYPATALIDRAVELGYDAIAITLHGQVIADERVFDHAREKGLLLIRAVEWNIDGGDVLLYNITQREAQKLVTFDALRAYKRERGKDILVIAPHPFYPAGHSLQGNLEPNIDLFDAIEYAQIHLPWFDRFNQQAVRVAQKHNKPIIANSDSHGLWMFGRHYTLVDAEPTMPALFEAIRAGRLQPHSPPVTVRDCLRMFVFDRLLERKPGEVMESFPPARAD; translated from the coding sequence ATGCACACGGGCGAGGACCCCAAGGACGGGTTGCGCTATCCGGCGACCGCGTTGATCGACCGGGCCGTCGAGCTCGGTTACGACGCGATCGCCATCACGCTGCATGGCCAGGTGATTGCCGACGAACGCGTGTTCGATCACGCCCGCGAGAAAGGCCTGCTGCTCATCCGCGCGGTCGAATGGAATATCGACGGCGGCGACGTGCTGCTCTACAACATCACGCAACGCGAAGCGCAAAAACTGGTCACCTTCGACGCACTGCGCGCCTACAAGCGCGAACGCGGCAAGGACATACTCGTGATTGCCCCGCATCCGTTCTACCCGGCCGGACACAGCCTCCAGGGCAACCTCGAACCGAATATCGATTTGTTCGACGCGATCGAGTACGCCCAGATTCATCTTCCATGGTTCGACCGGTTCAACCAACAGGCAGTCCGCGTCGCTCAAAAACACAACAAGCCGATCATCGCCAACTCCGACTCGCATGGCCTCTGGATGTTCGGGCGTCACTACACGCTGGTGGATGCTGAGCCCACCATGCCCGCGCTTTTCGAAGCGATTCGCGCTGGCCGGCTCCAGCCTCACAGCCCGCCGGTGACGGTGCGCGACTGCCTGCGCATGTTTGTCTTCGACCGGTTGCTGGAACGCAAGCCAGGCGAGGTGATGGAGAGTTTCCCGCCGGCCCGCGCCGATTGA
- the aroF gene encoding 3-deoxy-7-phosphoheptulonate synthase, which yields MIIVLRPGSSEQEIQQVADAVKKFNYEPRLIRGVERTVVACIGDERSHHTLESLVVFPQVESVTPIQKKYKLVSREYQARDSVLDVAGRKIGGGTFHVVAGPCSVETATQTIETAKAVKSYGATLFRGGAFKPRTSPYDFQGLGREGLELLQQARAATGLPIVTEVLSPQDVEMVAACADVLQIGARNAQNVPLLAAAAASGKTILLKRGVSGLVDEWLLAAEYICLHGNTKVILCERGIRTFEHACRNTLDLSAVAVAKKETHLPVFVDPSHAAGRADMVLPLARAAVAVGADGLLVEVHPDPATALSDGGQQLTPKQFGQLMAEISPLVEVMGKQMGSG from the coding sequence ATGATTATCGTGCTAAGACCGGGAAGCAGCGAACAGGAAATTCAACAAGTGGCCGACGCCGTGAAGAAGTTCAACTATGAACCGCGCCTGATCCGTGGCGTCGAGCGGACGGTCGTCGCCTGCATCGGCGACGAGCGCAGCCATCACACCCTCGAATCGCTCGTGGTCTTCCCGCAGGTGGAGAGCGTTACCCCCATCCAAAAGAAGTACAAGCTCGTCAGCCGCGAATACCAGGCCCGTGACTCCGTGCTCGATGTGGCCGGGCGCAAAATTGGCGGCGGCACCTTCCACGTGGTGGCCGGCCCGTGTTCGGTCGAGACTGCCACGCAGACAATCGAAACCGCGAAAGCGGTGAAGTCGTACGGCGCAACCCTCTTCCGGGGCGGCGCGTTCAAGCCTCGCACTTCGCCGTACGACTTCCAGGGTTTGGGCCGCGAAGGGCTGGAACTCTTGCAACAAGCCCGCGCGGCCACCGGCCTGCCGATCGTCACCGAGGTCCTGTCGCCCCAGGACGTCGAGATGGTCGCAGCCTGCGCCGACGTGCTGCAAATCGGCGCGCGCAACGCGCAAAACGTCCCGCTGCTCGCCGCCGCCGCCGCTTCCGGCAAGACCATCCTGCTGAAACGCGGCGTCTCCGGCCTGGTCGATGAATGGCTCCTCGCCGCCGAATACATCTGTTTGCACGGCAACACCAAGGTCATCCTCTGCGAGCGGGGCATCCGCACCTTCGAACATGCCTGCCGCAACACGCTCGACCTGAGCGCCGTTGCCGTGGCGAAAAAGGAAACGCATCTGCCGGTGTTCGTCGACCCCAGCCACGCCGCCGGCCGCGCCGATATGGTCCTCCCGCTCGCGCGCGCCGCTGTCGCCGTCGGCGCCGACGGCCTGCTGGTGGAAGTCCATCCCGACCCCGCCACCGCCCTGAGCGACGGCGGCCAGCAGCTCACGCCAAAACAGTTCGGCCAGTTGATGGCGGAAATCAGCCCGCTGGTCGAAGTGATGGGGAAACAGATGGGTTCCGGCTAA